A window of Acidobacteriota bacterium contains these coding sequences:
- a CDS encoding AAA family ATPase: protein MTTEGAVRSRLERITLKGFKTIRELVDFEPHSQTVLIGPNGAGKSNFISFFRMMSWALSGPDKLALHVSQQGTSRRLLHDGPAHTREIEAELTIRTASGRNEYAFRLFHAAGDTLVFAEERYRFTRAGRQTKATWKTLGAGHKDPQLPAAAVEDQTAQVIRTLLRKMVVYQFHNTSGTARIRGKWPAGDNRWLKEDAGNLAPVLHRLRTRAPRHYQRIVDTIRLVLPMFTDFELEPEGRDLMLAWRERDTDEVFDASQASDGFLRIAALITLLLQPAQDLPDVLILDEPELGLHPSAIDVVGGLIAAAATNIQIIAATQSVPLVDCFDPGDVVVVERPDRASTFKRLDPTALREWLEAYSVSELWEKNVIGGRP, encoded by the coding sequence ATGACAACCGAAGGCGCAGTGCGCAGCCGCTTGGAACGGATCACCTTGAAGGGGTTCAAGACGATCCGGGAACTGGTCGACTTTGAACCTCACTCACAAACCGTGCTAATTGGGCCCAACGGCGCTGGGAAGTCGAACTTCATTTCGTTCTTCCGCATGATGAGCTGGGCGTTGTCCGGCCCCGACAAGCTGGCGTTGCACGTGAGCCAGCAGGGTACTTCGCGCCGGCTTCTCCACGATGGCCCCGCCCATACCCGAGAGATCGAGGCCGAGTTGACGATCCGAACGGCAAGCGGAAGGAACGAGTACGCTTTTCGGCTCTTCCATGCCGCAGGAGACACGCTCGTTTTCGCCGAGGAGCGGTATCGATTCACACGCGCGGGACGACAGACCAAGGCGACTTGGAAGACTCTGGGCGCCGGACACAAGGACCCTCAACTCCCCGCTGCCGCGGTCGAAGATCAGACTGCACAGGTCATCCGCACGCTGCTGCGGAAGATGGTGGTCTATCAGTTTCATAACACGTCCGGCACTGCCCGAATTCGCGGCAAGTGGCCGGCTGGAGACAATCGCTGGCTCAAGGAGGATGCCGGCAACCTGGCGCCGGTACTCCACCGGCTACGAACACGAGCCCCGCGACACTACCAGCGCATCGTGGACACCATTCGACTCGTGCTGCCGATGTTCACCGATTTCGAGCTCGAACCGGAGGGTCGTGATCTGATGCTGGCTTGGCGCGAGCGAGATACGGACGAGGTGTTCGACGCCTCTCAGGCGTCCGACGGCTTCCTGCGCATAGCCGCGCTGATAACCCTGCTGCTGCAGCCGGCGCAGGATCTCCCTGACGTGCTGATTCTCGACGAACCCGAACTCGGCCTGCACCCATCGGCAATAGACGTGGTCGGCGGACTGATCGCGGCGGCGGCTACGAACATCCAGATCATTGCGGCAACACAGTCGGTCCCGCTGGTCGACTGCTTCGATCCTGGCGACGTCGTGGTCGTCGAACGGCCGGATCGCGCATCTACGTTCAAGCGGCTGGATCCCACCGCACTGAGGGAGTGGCTCGAAGCGTACTCGGTATCCGAGTTGTGGGAGAAGAACGTTATCGGAGGGCGGCCCTGA
- a CDS encoding DUF3883 domain-containing protein, protein MTTNADRRSVVDRIRQKNEDEFGKGARTAVQKLLSAGLPHPWMYIYELTQNAVDACARRVCWRSEGDAVVFQHDGRLALDESDVRGLSSLGASTKGLATVGFMGVGFKSVFARFREARVSDADWRFRFDVGVRRGDLESEVPEWFDTLRPHWDDEVPAPDAGYTTAFLLGRPAEPRRPVTDDLERLASTENRTTLAVLALRGLTQVSVDEVVWKLSVEDDIVTVRRSGSDARWRWKAFVAHYRPDDAAMRRFLEVRQETHDQVDPGGRRAERQVVGLLRLDDDGLPSPADHGCVYATLPTQVRIPFGFHLQADWFVNVDRQQLREVAGDAWQEAIVGQVPEIVRQLLIWLSGESDAMRERGYRALCEPDDDGGLLAGPFRNLREDLARTLADKPIVPVHGPGPRQFCTPEQAAVLPEPFHADFVSSWRPDLLFGSTVMDAHLLGERATDFAIWLEWGSVLEADEVAWRDTLPNWWRALPEDERPDALFALWRGIAKNEWHHAPVVPTKAGGWAAARDTSWLNEEPPSRRKPSGRAVAEALVAFLPTRGRQLQSGIRNRVNNRPHDAGVRWLKEHHNEVKLADLIRRAADEGAELPLVELLAWALGKGPLRQDLVPLVLTEEGPCKPTDALMANPLVPGGESRRGLFSQPALVAAYADIVDRSAVVAFLERLEVCGAGATEVRTERMPRSERDRVATRIGVDVAEVEQANDAGYKVHDRHFPFAIDSVPRAALQEWLTLEHHAFRGQGCHSATSFFHYRRSTPGRAPAQWVRDLRSHDWLLCTDGERRRPAEVLLAADPDREDAPVADIDGDLASRLAEEGVDFGGAVPQSPTLRRLERRGAAEIDDSDLAALLREALEAVGAGEATEDDLRRALAVVNLHGVPLTRRVVRRTGAGAGARGNLGGWVVALSDFEPALADAVQAAAELQPLPDTTTGRQALAFLLDTWERKPTAGVEVLRGHLAAAYRYVLDDMDAGDLPVGAWKEARAQAQLYGHREWHPIGPTLVVDDVQSPLIREFLPTDRIAVASAHLGDTKAQVRRVAQALDVALLSAEVEVEPGERATEPPWANRLRQLTATLSQLEDRPSLHDVTLHNALSLRVGARRHAVWAYVEGVDNQSTTLLLVGNPADFAVQAAEQLVEHFQLGQRGQEVPRLTGALFALDDESAFRRHLKLLADGLGVEPAATASGISQKPSTEDSSADEDTDVGTDAREKAPDSVSGGGDESVPTPRSSSGLSGPHAGGADNRPGPRAASGPFGGSKSRAGGRRDDGKPARPNGHRDHAAEGGSRTRPPTPGGRAADHVRMLVMSRGNHDTDTGDAASVRGTPRDDHRARQAVLQYEKQHGRRAEAMPDLQPGFDVRSVDDGGRERRIEVKGVQGRFEEEASVALTAKQANDALRNDDERVEYWLYVVDSTETERPRVFPIRWARERTRLRYGFYAYAWRDTAEHPAEATAEGLIALSPAAPEPLDPGDLPLNYNPVDDERLT, encoded by the coding sequence TTGACAACGAATGCAGACCGCCGCAGCGTGGTCGACAGGATCCGACAGAAAAACGAAGACGAATTCGGGAAGGGAGCACGCACAGCGGTCCAGAAACTGCTGTCGGCCGGCCTGCCGCACCCGTGGATGTACATCTACGAGTTGACGCAGAACGCCGTGGACGCATGCGCGAGGCGGGTCTGCTGGCGATCGGAAGGCGACGCCGTAGTGTTCCAGCACGACGGTCGCCTTGCGCTGGACGAATCCGACGTCAGAGGCCTGTCTTCGCTCGGCGCGTCCACCAAGGGACTCGCCACGGTGGGCTTCATGGGCGTGGGCTTCAAGTCGGTCTTCGCGCGTTTTCGGGAGGCGCGCGTCTCGGACGCCGACTGGCGTTTCCGGTTCGATGTCGGCGTCCGACGCGGAGATCTCGAATCGGAGGTACCAGAGTGGTTCGACACGCTGCGTCCACACTGGGACGACGAAGTCCCCGCACCGGACGCGGGTTACACCACCGCATTCTTGCTCGGTCGACCCGCAGAGCCGCGGCGCCCGGTGACGGACGACCTGGAACGGCTGGCGTCGACCGAGAACCGGACCACGCTCGCGGTGCTTGCACTGCGCGGCCTCACCCAGGTCAGCGTCGACGAGGTCGTCTGGAAGCTCTCGGTCGAAGACGACATCGTTACCGTCCGCCGTTCGGGGAGCGACGCACGCTGGCGCTGGAAGGCGTTCGTCGCCCACTACCGCCCGGACGACGCCGCCATGCGCCGTTTCCTAGAGGTGCGGCAAGAAACTCACGATCAGGTCGACCCGGGAGGCCGGCGGGCAGAACGGCAAGTCGTCGGTCTGCTGCGGCTCGACGACGACGGCCTGCCGAGTCCGGCCGATCATGGATGCGTGTACGCGACGCTACCCACACAGGTCCGGATTCCCTTCGGATTCCACCTGCAGGCCGACTGGTTCGTCAACGTCGACCGGCAGCAACTGCGCGAGGTCGCTGGAGACGCCTGGCAGGAAGCCATCGTGGGACAGGTTCCGGAAATCGTCCGCCAATTGTTGATCTGGCTGTCCGGCGAATCGGATGCCATGCGGGAACGCGGCTACCGTGCCTTGTGCGAACCCGATGACGACGGTGGCCTGCTGGCCGGCCCATTCCGGAATCTGCGCGAGGACCTTGCCCGGACCCTCGCCGATAAGCCGATCGTGCCGGTCCACGGCCCGGGCCCAAGACAGTTCTGTACTCCCGAACAGGCGGCAGTCCTACCCGAACCCTTCCACGCCGACTTCGTTTCCTCGTGGCGCCCCGACCTGCTCTTCGGTTCGACGGTCATGGACGCACACCTGTTGGGAGAACGCGCCACGGACTTCGCGATCTGGCTGGAGTGGGGGAGCGTACTCGAGGCCGACGAAGTCGCATGGAGGGACACGCTGCCGAACTGGTGGCGCGCACTCCCGGAAGACGAGCGGCCGGATGCCCTTTTCGCGCTCTGGCGTGGTATCGCAAAGAACGAGTGGCACCATGCTCCGGTCGTCCCGACGAAGGCGGGCGGATGGGCGGCGGCGCGCGACACCTCGTGGTTGAACGAGGAGCCGCCAAGCAGGCGCAAGCCAAGCGGGCGCGCTGTCGCCGAAGCGCTGGTTGCGTTTCTGCCGACCCGCGGTCGGCAATTGCAGTCTGGCATCCGCAATCGTGTGAACAACCGGCCTCATGATGCCGGCGTCAGATGGCTGAAGGAACACCATAACGAGGTGAAGCTCGCCGACTTGATTCGGCGGGCGGCCGACGAGGGCGCCGAGCTTCCATTGGTGGAACTCCTGGCGTGGGCGCTCGGCAAGGGTCCGTTGCGCCAGGACCTCGTGCCGTTGGTCCTGACAGAAGAAGGGCCCTGCAAGCCCACGGACGCACTCATGGCAAATCCGCTGGTCCCCGGCGGCGAGAGCCGGCGTGGTCTCTTTTCACAACCTGCTCTCGTCGCGGCCTACGCCGACATCGTCGACCGCTCGGCCGTCGTGGCGTTCCTCGAACGCCTCGAGGTGTGCGGTGCAGGTGCAACCGAGGTGCGAACGGAACGGATGCCCCGATCCGAGAGAGATCGGGTGGCGACGCGAATCGGCGTCGACGTAGCGGAGGTCGAACAGGCGAACGACGCGGGCTACAAAGTCCACGATCGTCACTTTCCGTTCGCGATCGACAGCGTCCCGCGAGCGGCACTGCAGGAGTGGTTAACGCTTGAGCACCACGCCTTCCGCGGGCAGGGATGTCATTCGGCGACCAGCTTCTTTCACTACCGGCGTTCCACGCCAGGGCGGGCGCCGGCCCAGTGGGTCCGGGACCTGCGGAGCCACGATTGGCTGCTCTGCACAGACGGCGAACGGCGCAGACCCGCTGAAGTGCTGCTCGCCGCCGACCCCGACCGGGAGGACGCGCCGGTCGCTGACATTGACGGCGATCTCGCTTCCCGGTTGGCGGAAGAAGGGGTGGATTTCGGGGGCGCAGTTCCGCAGTCGCCCACCCTGCGCCGACTCGAACGACGGGGCGCCGCGGAAATAGACGACAGCGATCTCGCAGCGTTGCTCCGGGAGGCGCTGGAGGCGGTCGGAGCCGGAGAGGCAACGGAGGACGATCTGCGCCGCGCGCTCGCCGTGGTGAATCTCCACGGGGTACCGTTGACGCGCCGGGTCGTGCGGCGAACCGGAGCCGGAGCCGGAGCGCGCGGCAACCTGGGGGGCTGGGTGGTCGCGCTCTCGGACTTCGAGCCGGCGCTCGCCGACGCGGTGCAGGCGGCCGCCGAGCTGCAGCCGCTGCCCGACACCACCACCGGCCGACAAGCGCTGGCCTTTCTTCTCGACACATGGGAACGGAAACCAACAGCCGGTGTCGAGGTGCTCCGCGGCCACCTCGCCGCCGCCTACCGTTACGTGCTGGACGATATGGACGCTGGGGACCTTCCGGTCGGCGCCTGGAAGGAAGCTCGTGCGCAGGCGCAGCTCTATGGGCACCGCGAGTGGCATCCCATCGGTCCGACGCTCGTGGTCGACGATGTGCAGTCGCCACTCATCCGCGAGTTCCTGCCGACGGACAGGATCGCGGTCGCATCCGCCCATCTGGGCGACACCAAGGCGCAGGTTCGACGTGTTGCGCAGGCTCTCGACGTCGCCCTGCTGTCGGCCGAAGTCGAGGTCGAGCCAGGAGAGCGAGCGACGGAACCGCCGTGGGCCAACCGGTTGCGGCAATTGACAGCGACCCTCTCACAACTCGAAGATCGGCCTTCCCTGCACGATGTCACTTTGCACAACGCGCTCTCGCTGCGAGTAGGCGCTCGGCGCCATGCCGTCTGGGCATACGTAGAGGGAGTCGACAATCAGAGCACGACGTTGCTGCTGGTCGGCAATCCCGCCGACTTCGCCGTACAAGCCGCGGAGCAGCTCGTGGAGCACTTCCAGTTGGGGCAGCGCGGACAGGAGGTGCCGCGGCTCACCGGGGCTCTCTTCGCTCTCGACGACGAGAGCGCGTTCCGCCGCCACCTGAAGCTGCTGGCTGACGGGCTCGGCGTCGAGCCGGCTGCAACAGCGTCCGGCATCAGCCAGAAGCCGTCGACGGAGGATTCCTCCGCCGACGAGGATACGGATGTGGGCACCGACGCTCGGGAGAAGGCCCCGGACTCGGTGTCCGGCGGCGGAGACGAGAGCGTACCAACACCGCGCAGCAGTTCCGGTCTATCCGGCCCGCACGCCGGCGGCGCAGACAACCGCCCTGGCCCTCGCGCCGCCTCAGGCCCGTTCGGCGGCAGCAAATCGCGAGCGGGCGGTCGGCGGGACGACGGAAAGCCTGCGCGGCCGAACGGCCACCGTGACCACGCCGCCGAAGGGGGCAGCCGCACGCGCCCGCCCACGCCGGGCGGCCGCGCCGCCGACCATGTCCGGATGCTGGTCATGTCGCGCGGAAATCACGACACGGACACCGGCGACGCAGCCTCTGTGCGGGGAACCCCCCGGGATGATCACCGCGCAAGGCAGGCGGTGCTCCAGTACGAGAAGCAGCACGGCCGGCGAGCCGAGGCGATGCCTGACCTGCAGCCGGGTTTCGACGTGCGAAGCGTCGATGACGGAGGCCGGGAGCGGCGAATCGAGGTAAAGGGAGTCCAGGGGCGCTTCGAAGAGGAGGCCAGCGTGGCGCTCACGGCG